One window of Watersipora subatra chromosome 3, tzWatSuba1.1, whole genome shotgun sequence genomic DNA carries:
- the LOC137389520 gene encoding uncharacterized protein: MYVYATHVYATHVYATHVYATHVYATHVYATHVYATHVYATHVYATHVYATHVYATHVYATHVYATHVYATHVYATHVYATHVYATHVYATHVYATHVYATHVYATHVYATHVYATHVYATHVYATHVYATHVYATHVYATHVYVTHVYATHLA; this comes from the coding sequence ATGTATGTCTACGCGACGCATGTCTACGCGACGCATGTCTACGCGACGCATGTCTACGCGACGCATGTCTACGCGACGCATGTCTACGCGACGCATGTCTACGCGACGCATGTCTACGCGACGCATGTCTACGCGACGCATGTCTACGCGACGCATGTCTACGCGACGCATGTCTACGCGACGCATGTCTACGCGACGCATGTCTACGCGACGCATGTCTACGCGACGCATGTCTACGCGACGCATGTCTACGCGACGCATGTCTACGCGACGCATGTCTACGCGACGCATGTCTACGCGACGCATGTCTACGCGACGCATGTCTACGCGACGCATGTCTACGCGACGCATGTCTACGCGACGCATGTCTACGCGACGCATGTCTACGCGACGCATGTCTACGCGACGCATGTCTACGCGACGCATGTCTACGTGACACATGTCTACGCGACCCATCTCGCGTAG